From Styela clava chromosome 6, kaStyClav1.hap1.2, whole genome shotgun sequence, one genomic window encodes:
- the LOC144424611 gene encoding beta-1,3-galactosyltransferase 5-like, giving the protein MVSPRKVELFQGVLSFLAAFLFTNGIFDLAYNRQIGDQEYIDNLWEMTRNDLNINFNKSSMRDKFFFTLEPWKVMNNIKNGVFCQYTTQKDLIKIVVMIKSAAEYEARRDIVRQTWGRISHIENVVIDVVFIIGSTTKDVQQKIETEHSKHGDILQFIGVDDYRHIGYKVLSGMQWAKDNLPKDYFYATGDDDLTLDVKVLPRHLRRHMRYALERLPREKANNRLKQIQQMPILCVFTYKNKAEPTRRLDSKYYLDPKEYPMNYFPAFCLGGWYMMPVVSAAKLYEVSRQEKILPMDDVWITGILRQKIEPKLIEPIDSSSMGFKPKIVQHFRGDTDFATAEDILRLTVSHWKELEAGIAEHKHCLRK; this is encoded by the exons ATGGTGTCGCCAAGAAAAGTTGAATTGTTCCAGGGTGTTTTATCTTTTCTAGCTGCATTTTTATTCACAAATGGAATATTTGATTTGGCGTACAATCG GCAGATTGGTGATCAAGAATATATTGACAATTTGTGGGAAATGACGAGAAATGATTTGAACATCAATTTCAACAAAAGCAGTATGAGAGACAAATTTTTCTTCACTTTAGAACCATGGAAAgttatgaataatataaaaaatggcgTATTTTGCCAATATACAACACAAAAGG ATCTTATAAAAATAGTTGTGATGATAAAATCGGCGGCCGAATATGAAGCACGAAGGGATATCGTCCGTCAAACATGGGGTAGGATATCTCACATTGAAAATGTTGTCATTGACGTTGTCTTCATCATTGGGTCGACGACGAAAGATGTTCAACAGAAAATTGAAACTGAACACTCAAAACATGGAGACATTCTACAGTTTATTGGAGTCGACGACTACAG ACATATCGGTTACAAGGTGCTGTCGGGAATGCAATGGGCGAAAGACAATTTACCCAAAGATTATTTTTATGCAACGGGTGATGATGATTTAACGCTGGATGTTAAGGTATTGCCGAGACACCTACGACGGCATATGAGATACGCTCTTGAAAGATTGCCACGTGAAAAAGCAAATAATCGTTTAAAGCAAATTCAACAAATGCCCATTTTATGTGTGTTTACATATAAAAATAAGGCGGAACCCACGAGGAGATTAGATTCCAAGTACTATTTAGATCCAAAAGAATATCCCATGAATTATTTCCCAGCATTTTGCTTAGGAGGTTGGTATATGATGCCCGTAGTGAGCGCTGCTAAATTGTATGAAGTTTCAAGACAAGAAAAGATACTTCCAATGGACGATGTTTGGATAACCGGTATTTTGAGACAAAAGATAGAACCGAAACTCATTGAACCAATTGATAGTTCAAGTATGGGGTTCAAGCCAAAGATTGTACAGCATTTCAGAGGAGATACGGACTTTGCAACTGCTGAAGACATTTTACGTCTCACTGTATCCCACTGGAAAGAATTGGAAGCTGGTATAGCTGAACATAAGCACTGTCTTCgaaaatag